One segment of Rhodothermus bifroesti DNA contains the following:
- a CDS encoding NfeD family protein, which produces MWGLLLGLTLLAESPPIVYRVVLADEPISPATVRLLERSLREAQQAQATCLIIELDTPGGLVASTRDIVQLLLRSSIPVVVYVTPPGARAASAGVFITLAAHVAAMAPGTHIGAAHPVQLGGGSAAPSDTVSDPMSEKILNDAIAWARALAQYRGRNADWAARAVAESQTLTAHEAFAQGVIDLVASSLDSLLQQLDGRSLTIGDQPVKLQTAAASVHTVERWWGERLLAALSNPNIAFLLLILGFYGLLFELYTPGWGIPGTLGAIFLMLGFYGLSILPVNYVGLGLLLLGLGLLAAEAFVSSFGLLTLGGVVCLVLGGLMLIESPMGFPRLSAALVVPVGIATGLIALFLIGNALRVRRQPSPVGDDALLGQQVVVHEAFTPEGERYRGFVFVHGEWWQAISATPVAAGQVLRIIGREGLHLLVQPLESHSDPQPQV; this is translated from the coding sequence ATGTGGGGGCTGCTTTTGGGGCTTACGCTTTTGGCGGAAAGCCCGCCCATCGTTTACCGGGTGGTTTTGGCCGATGAGCCGATCTCGCCGGCTACAGTTCGGCTGCTTGAACGCAGCTTGCGGGAAGCCCAGCAAGCGCAGGCCACTTGTTTGATTATTGAACTGGACACCCCAGGGGGACTGGTTGCGTCGACGCGGGATATTGTTCAGCTGCTGCTGCGCAGCTCTATACCCGTGGTGGTGTACGTAACGCCTCCAGGCGCCCGGGCAGCTTCGGCCGGTGTTTTTATTACCCTGGCAGCGCATGTAGCAGCCATGGCACCAGGAACCCATATTGGCGCAGCGCATCCTGTGCAACTGGGCGGAGGATCGGCTGCACCTTCCGACACGGTCAGCGACCCCATGTCCGAAAAGATCCTCAATGATGCCATAGCTTGGGCGCGTGCCTTAGCCCAGTATCGGGGGCGAAACGCCGACTGGGCTGCCCGGGCTGTTGCTGAAAGCCAGACGCTTACAGCGCACGAAGCTTTCGCCCAAGGGGTTATCGACCTGGTGGCTTCCAGTCTGGATTCCCTACTGCAGCAACTTGACGGGCGAAGCCTCACCATAGGCGACCAGCCGGTGAAACTGCAGACTGCTGCAGCCTCGGTGCATACGGTTGAACGTTGGTGGGGCGAGCGCCTACTGGCCGCTTTGTCTAACCCCAACATTGCTTTCTTGCTCTTAATTTTGGGCTTTTACGGCTTGCTTTTTGAGCTTTACACACCGGGCTGGGGCATCCCAGGAACGCTAGGCGCTATTTTCTTGATGCTAGGTTTCTACGGCCTGTCGATTTTGCCGGTCAATTATGTGGGTTTGGGGCTGCTGCTCTTGGGATTGGGGTTGCTGGCAGCTGAAGCCTTTGTGTCGAGTTTTGGCCTACTCACGCTAGGAGGGGTCGTGTGTTTGGTATTAGGCGGCCTGATGCTGATCGAAAGCCCTATGGGGTTTCCACGCCTTTCGGCCGCGCTCGTTGTGCCTGTAGGTATTGCCACCGGACTGATCGCGCTGTTTTTGATTGGGAATGCGTTGCGTGTTCGACGGCAACCTTCTCCGGTGGGCGACGATGCGCTCCTGGGGCAGCAAGTCGTGGTGCACGAAGCGTTTACTCCTGAGGGAGAACGCTACCGAGGCTTTGTTTTTGTGCATGGTGAGTGGTGGCAAGCCATCAGTGCTACGCCTGTAGCTGCCGGACAAGTGCTTCGCATCATTGGTCGCGAGGGCTTGCATTTGCTAGTGCAGCCGCTGGAATCGCATTCGGATCCCCAACCGCAGGTGTAA
- the rpmG gene encoding 50S ribosomal protein L33, with product MAKKSKENRVKIILECTEAPGTSRYATTKNRRNTPERLELKKYNPVLRRHTLHREVK from the coding sequence ATGGCCAAGAAGTCGAAAGAAAACCGGGTAAAGATCATTCTGGAGTGCACCGAAGCTCCAGGAACGTCGCGGTATGCGACAACGAAGAACCGGCGCAACACGCCCGAACGGTTAGAGTTGAAAAAGTACAATCCGGTACTTCGCCGGCATACGTTGCATCGGGAGGTGAAGTAA
- a CDS encoding slipin family protein, with translation MISSLGIVIGIIGLYLISCIRILYEYQRGVVFRLGRALPTPKGPGILFIFWPIDRMVRVSLRTFVHDVAEQDVITRDNVSVRVNAVVYFRVVDPMKAVLEVEDYRYATTQLSQTTLRSIVGQVELDELLAERDKINRRLQEVLDKQSDPWGIKVSLVEVKHVDLPEHMKRAMAKQAESERERRAKIIHAEGEYQAAQQLAMAAATLEPHPMAMQMRFLQTLLEVGSENNTTIVFPLPLDLITPFLQPVRSRRTQKKS, from the coding sequence ATGATCTCTTCACTGGGTATCGTTATCGGCATCATTGGACTTTACCTGATCAGCTGCATTCGGATTCTGTATGAGTACCAACGCGGGGTTGTCTTTCGGCTAGGGCGGGCCTTACCCACGCCAAAGGGGCCAGGTATTTTGTTTATTTTCTGGCCAATTGATCGCATGGTACGCGTGAGCTTGCGCACGTTTGTGCACGACGTTGCTGAGCAAGACGTGATCACGCGTGACAACGTATCGGTGCGTGTCAATGCGGTGGTCTACTTCCGCGTGGTAGACCCCATGAAGGCTGTGCTGGAGGTGGAAGACTATCGCTATGCCACAACACAGCTCTCCCAGACGACGCTACGTAGCATTGTGGGACAGGTTGAGCTAGACGAGCTTTTGGCAGAGCGAGACAAAATCAACCGGAGGCTGCAGGAAGTGCTAGATAAACAGTCAGACCCCTGGGGCATTAAAGTGTCGCTTGTAGAAGTGAAGCACGTCGATCTTCCAGAACACATGAAGCGCGCTATGGCCAAACAAGCCGAAAGCGAGCGTGAACGGCGGGCGAAGATTATTCATGCAGAAGGTGAATACCAAGCCGCACAGCAACTGGCCATGGCTGCAGCTACCTTAGAACCCCATCCGATGGCCATGCAGATGCGGTTTCTGCAGACGCTGCTCGAGGTAGGCTCGGAAAACAATACCACCATCGTGTTTCCGCTGCCATTGGACCTGATTACACCCTTCCTCCAACCGGTCCGGTCTCGCCGCACGCAAAAGAAAAGCTGA
- the rpmB gene encoding 50S ribosomal protein L28: MARRDQLTGKGPVAGHSISHAHNKSKRRFQVNLQKKRFYIPEEGRWVTLRVSTQTIKTIDKKGIKAVLDEARRQGIKL, from the coding sequence ATGGCGCGCAGAGATCAACTGACGGGAAAAGGGCCGGTTGCGGGGCATAGCATTTCGCATGCCCACAACAAAAGCAAGCGTCGGTTTCAGGTAAACCTGCAAAAGAAACGCTTCTACATTCCCGAAGAAGGTCGATGGGTTACCCTGCGGGTTTCGACCCAAACGATCAAGACCATCGATAAGAAAGGGATCAAAGCCGTGTTGGATGAAGCCCGCCGCCAAGGGATAAAGCTTTAA